The Thermoflavifilum sp. genome contains a region encoding:
- a CDS encoding dihydroneopterin aldolase: MDEQITIRLNGMRFQGAYGYYPEEQRLQQEWIVDVAVHFHAIHALRSLHDTFDYELMYRSVKQLMEQPAVLMETRAQEIADMLYDQLQHVAHIEVVITKPCPLLGGEVESSQVHISRTYAEK; this comes from the coding sequence ATGGATGAACAAATCACCATACGATTGAATGGGATGCGATTTCAGGGGGCTTATGGTTATTATCCGGAAGAGCAACGATTGCAGCAGGAATGGATTGTAGATGTCGCCGTTCACTTCCATGCCATTCATGCGCTCAGGTCCCTGCACGACACTTTTGATTATGAGCTGATGTACCGCAGTGTGAAACAATTGATGGAACAACCCGCTGTGTTGATGGAAACCCGTGCCCAGGAAATAGCCGATATGCTTTATGATCAATTGCAACATGTGGCACATATTGAAGTGGTGATTACCAAACCCTGTCCGCTACTGGGGGGTGAGGTGGAAAGCTCGCAGGTACATATCAGCAGAACGTATGCCGAAAAGTAA
- a CDS encoding DUF3822 family protein — protein sequence MQITPAIQPIYSVDDPIMLQADTSCWTLLVQVGDHHLSYAIKNQDNTFINFKAYQLPSHNTSREHAVVSDGDIQSGVTSTLEFFLEHDGVLRLPYRDVHIGYDDPAHTVVPIDAYVEEAQQAYFTPIDLLKADDIVQRDRVEDCAAFNLFAVEAHFLNLLRKEFRKFHLHHISTAFLQAIFKLYPDRRGEQLFICFHQHHAYFLARRHEQLLYFHRLTFTSETDVLYHVLAVVKHFQMDLSTMRCVLGGEITRQSRLYELLYAYIPIIQWLSRPRPFGYVEAFTHYPGHFFFLNLALGLCE from the coding sequence ATGCAAATCACACCGGCTATACAACCTATTTATTCCGTTGACGACCCGATCATGCTTCAGGCCGACACCTCCTGCTGGACCCTGCTGGTCCAGGTGGGTGACCATCATCTTTCTTATGCAATAAAAAATCAAGACAACACCTTCATCAACTTCAAAGCCTACCAGTTACCCTCCCATAACACATCCCGGGAACATGCCGTTGTAAGCGACGGAGACATACAATCCGGCGTAACAAGCACACTCGAATTTTTTCTGGAACATGATGGCGTATTGCGCTTGCCCTATCGGGACGTGCATATTGGCTATGATGATCCGGCCCATACAGTGGTACCCATTGATGCTTATGTGGAAGAAGCACAACAAGCATATTTTACCCCCATTGATCTACTAAAAGCGGATGATATCGTGCAGCGCGATCGGGTTGAAGACTGCGCAGCTTTTAACCTTTTTGCTGTAGAAGCTCATTTCTTGAATTTGCTGAGAAAGGAGTTTCGCAAATTTCACCTGCATCATATTTCGACTGCCTTTCTACAGGCTATTTTTAAACTCTACCCCGACAGGCGCGGGGAACAATTGTTTATCTGTTTTCATCAGCATCATGCCTACTTTCTGGCAAGACGACACGAACAGTTGCTTTATTTTCACCGTCTGACATTTACATCAGAAACCGATGTGCTTTATCATGTGCTGGCTGTGGTGAAACATTTTCAAATGGATTTATCGACCATGCGATGTGTGTTAGGGGGTGAAATTACCCGTCAATCCAGGCTTTACGAGCTGCTTTATGCTTATATTCCGATTATCCAGTGGCTAAGCCGTCCCCGACCTTTTGGATATGTGGAAGCGTTCACCCATTATCCCGGTCATTTCTTTTTCTTAAACCTTGCACTGGGCTTATGCGAATAA